A portion of the Desulfurispora thermophila DSM 16022 genome contains these proteins:
- a CDS encoding acyl-CoA dehydrogenase, with the protein MDFILTEEQEMLRKTVRDFAETEIAPKAGEMDEKEEYDWSLWAKMGEMGLTGIPYPEEYEGAGMDNLSYAIAVEELSRVCASSGVLISAHTSLCAWPIYAFGTEEQKKKYLVPLCNGEKIGAMGLTEPSAGSDAGSLKLSATRDGDYYVLNGTKIFITNAFHADIYVIIASTDRSKKHKGTTAFIVEKGTPGFSFGKKEHKMGIRASSTYELVFENCRIPRENMLGEEGMGFKIIMMTLDGGRIGIAAQALGIAQGAFEQALEYSKIREQFGKPISANQGIQWMLADMATRIEAARLLVYQAAWLKDHKLPYSKQSAMAKLYASETAMWVTTKAVQIFGGYGYTREYPVERMMRDAKITEIYEGTSEVQRIVIASHLLK; encoded by the coding sequence GTGGATTTCATCCTGACAGAAGAACAGGAGATGTTGCGTAAAACTGTGCGCGATTTTGCCGAAACTGAAATAGCGCCCAAAGCCGGGGAAATGGATGAGAAGGAAGAATACGACTGGTCGCTGTGGGCCAAAATGGGTGAGATGGGTCTGACTGGCATTCCCTACCCCGAGGAGTACGAAGGGGCGGGCATGGACAACCTGAGCTACGCCATTGCGGTGGAGGAGCTGTCGCGGGTCTGTGCCTCGTCGGGCGTGCTGATTTCGGCCCACACCTCGCTCTGCGCCTGGCCCATCTACGCTTTCGGCACAGAAGAACAAAAGAAGAAATACCTGGTCCCCCTGTGCAACGGGGAAAAGATCGGGGCCATGGGCCTGACCGAGCCTTCGGCCGGGTCGGATGCCGGGTCGCTCAAGCTTTCCGCCACCCGGGACGGCGACTATTATGTGTTGAATGGCACCAAGATCTTCATTACCAACGCCTTCCACGCGGACATATATGTGATCATTGCCAGCACGGACCGGTCCAAGAAACACAAGGGCACCACTGCCTTCATTGTGGAAAAGGGCACGCCGGGCTTCAGCTTTGGCAAGAAGGAGCACAAAATGGGTATTCGCGCTTCTTCCACCTACGAACTGGTCTTTGAAAACTGCCGGATACCCAGGGAAAACATGCTGGGCGAAGAGGGCATGGGCTTTAAGATCATCATGATGACCCTGGACGGCGGGCGGATTGGCATTGCCGCCCAGGCGCTGGGCATCGCCCAGGGTGCCTTTGAGCAGGCCCTGGAGTACAGCAAAATCCGGGAACAGTTTGGCAAGCCCATCTCGGCCAACCAGGGCATTCAGTGGATGCTGGCCGACATGGCCACCCGGATTGAGGCGGCCCGTTTGCTGGTCTACCAGGCGGCCTGGCTGAAGGACCATAAGCTTCCCTACAGCAAGCAGTCGGCCATGGCCAAGCTGTACGCTTCCGAGACCGCCATGTGGGTGACCACCAAAGCGGTGCAGATCTTCGGCGGCTATGGCTACACACGGGAGTACCCCGTGGAGCGCATGATGCGCGACGCCAAGATCACGGAAATCTATGAGGGTACCAGTGAAGTGCAGCGGATAGTCATTGCTTCCCACCTGTTAAAATAA